One Bufo gargarizans isolate SCDJY-AF-19 chromosome 4, ASM1485885v1, whole genome shotgun sequence DNA window includes the following coding sequences:
- the KCNS3 gene encoding LOW QUALITY PROTEIN: potassium voltage-gated channel subfamily S member 3 (The sequence of the model RefSeq protein was modified relative to this genomic sequence to represent the inferred CDS: inserted 1 base in 1 codon), with translation MVYGEFFHRTKGDDEVVKLNVGGFKQCVAQRTLQRFPHTRLGKLLNCSSEEAILELCDDYNVADKEYYFDRNPSLFRYILNFYYTGKLHVMEELCVFSFCQEIEYWGINELFIDSCCSNKYQDKKEVISDKNWDDRSDVMSVSSSSDQSSVFEKELELFDSQKFGNVRRKIWIRLENPAFSLTAKLFAISSLSVVLTSIVAMCIHSMPEFHKTDDNDREQEDPVLEVVEIICIVFFTTELVVRLAVAPSXKKFWKNPMNIIDFASIIPFYATLVVDTKDEENEGIENMGKVVQILRLMRIFRILKLARHSVGLRSLGATLRHSYHEVGLLLLFLSVGISIFSVLTYYLEKDDELSSLKNIPTCWWWATISMTTVGYGDTHPVTLYGKLVGSVCIICGILVVALPITIIFNKFSKYYQKQKAIDVDGCNEDEPKERFNDLPYFNIRDIYARRMNSFISSLSSVGIIASNDSTDASSIQEMEDSYN, from the exons ATGGTTTATGGAGAATTCTTTCATAGAACTAAAGGTGATGATGAAGTGGTGAAGCTAAACGTTGGGGGCTTCAAGCAATGCGTGGCTCAGAGGACCCTCCAAAGATTTCCTCACACCAGACTTGGAAAACTACTCAACTGCAGTTCCGAAGAAGCCATACTTGAACTTTGCGATGACTACAATGTAGCAGACAAGGAATATTACTTTGATCGGAATCCTTCCTTATTTAGATATATTTTAAACTTTTACTACACTGGAAAACTTCATGTCATGGAGGAGTTGTGTGTGTTCTCCTTTTGCCAAGAGATAGAATATTGGGGGATTAATGAACTTTTCATCGATTCATGTTGTAGTAACAAATATCAGGATAAAAAGGAAGTTATCTCAGATAAAAACTGGGATGATAGAAGTGATGTCATGAGTGTAAGCTCCTCTTCTGACCAGTCATCGGTTTTTGAAAAAGAACTGGAGTTGTTTGATTCTCAAAAATTTGGGAACGTTCGTAGAAAAATATGGATCCGACTTGAAAACCCTGCATTCTCTCTTACTGCCAAGCTATTTGCCATCTCCTCATTAAGCGTAGTCTTAACCTCCATTGTAGCTATGTGCATCCACAGCATGCCTGAGTTCCACAAGACTGATGACAATGATCGAGAACAAGAAGATCCTGTCCTCGAAGTGGTGGAGATAATATGCATTGTGTTTTTTACCACTGAACTTGTTGTACGACTTGCTGTAGCTCCTT CAAAAAAATTTTGGAAGAACCCCATGAACATTATAGATTTTGCCTCCATTATACCATTTTATGCCACTTTGGTTGTAGACACCAAGGACGAGGAAAATGAAGGTATTGAGAACATGGGAAAAGTTGTCCAAATACTACGACTTATGAGGATTTTTCGGATTCTAAAGCTTGCAAGACATTCTGTTGGGTTGAGATCCTTAGGAGCTACTTTAAGACATAGTTACCATGAAGTTGGGCTTTTACTATTATTTTTGTCTGTTGGGATTTCAATATTTTCAGTTCTTACTTATTATCTAGAAAAAGACGATGAATTGTCTTCTCTAAAGAACATTCCTACCTGCTGGTGGTGGGCGACAATTAGTATGACCACTGTGGGCTATGGTGACACTCACCCGGTTACTTTATATGGGAAGCTTGTCGGCAGTGTTTGCATTATTTGTGGAATACTAGTGGTTGCTCTCCCTATAACAATTATTTTTAACAAATTTTCTAAATACTATCAAAAGCAAAAAGCAATCGATGTGGATGGATGTAACGAAGATGAGCCAAAAGAGAGATTTAACGATCTCCCGTATTTCAACATTAGAGATATATATGCAAGAAGGATGAATTCCTTCATTTCAAGCCTTTCTTCTGTTGGTATTATTGCAAGCAATGACTCAACAGATGCTTCCAGTATCCAAGAAATGGAAGATTCTTACAATTAG